The Acomys russatus chromosome 1, mAcoRus1.1, whole genome shotgun sequence genome has a window encoding:
- the Ckb gene encoding creatine kinase B-type, translating to MPFSNSHNTQKLRFPAEDEYPDLSSHNNYMAKVLTPELYAELRAKCTPSGFTLDDAIQTGVDNPGHPYILTVGAVAGDEDSYVVFKDLFDPIIEDRHGGYQPTDEHKTDLNPDNLQGGDDLDPNYVLSSRVRTGRSIRGFCLPPHCSRGERRAIEKLAVEALSSLDGDLSGRYYALKSMTEAEQQQLIDDHFLFDKPVSPLLLASGMARDWPDARGIWHNDNKTFLVWINEEDHLRVISMQKGGNMKEVFTRFCTGLTQIETLFKSKNYEFMWNPHLGYILTCPSNLGTGLRAGVHIKLPHLGKHERFSEVLKRLRLQKRGTGGVDTAAVGGVFDVSNADRLGFSEVELVQMVVDGVKLLIEMEQRLEQGQAIDDLMPAQK from the exons atgcCCTTCTCCAACAGCCATAACACGCAGAAGCTGCGCTTCCCGGCCGAGGATGAGTACCCTGACCTGAGTAGCCACAACAACTATATGGCTAAGGTGCTGACCCCCGAGCTGTACGCTGAACTCCGAGCCAAGTGCACGCCGAGCGGCTTCACGTTGGACGACGCCATTCAGACTGGGGTAGATAATCCGG gccaccCTTACATCTTGACGGTGGGTGCGGTGGCGGGCGACGAGGATTCTTACGTCGTGTTCAAGGACCTCTTCGACCCCATCATTGAGGACCGGCACGGCGGCTACCAGCCCACCGATGAGCACAAGACGGACCTCAACCCAGACAACCTGCAG GGCGGCGATGACCTGGACCCCAACTACGTGCTGAGCTCGCGGGTGCGCACCGGCCGCAGCATCCGCGGCTTCTGTCTCCCCCCACACTGCAGTCGCGGGGAGCGCCGCGCCATCGAGAAGCTGGCGGTAGAAG CCCTGTCCAGCCTGGATGGCGACCTGTCAGGCAGGTACTACGCGCTCAAGAGTATGACCGAAgcggagcagcagcagctcatTGACGACCACTTCCTCTTTGACAAGCCTGTGTCGCCTCTGCTGCTGGCCTCCGGCATGGCCCGCGACTGGCCGGATGCTCGCGGCATATG gcacAACGACAATAAGACTTTCCTAGTGTGGATTAACGAGGAGGACCACCTGCGGGTCATCTCCATGCAGAAGGGGGGCAACATGAAGGAAGTGTTCACCCGATTCTGCACTGGCCTCACCCAG ATTGAAACTCTGTTCAAGTCTAAGAACTACGAGTTCATGTGGAACCCTCACCTGGGCTACATCCTCACTTGCCCGTCCAACCTGGGTACCGGGCTGCGGGCAGGCGTGCACATCAAGCTGCCCCACCTGGGCAAGCACGAGAGGTTCTCGGAGGTGCTCAAGCGGCTGCGGCTTCAGAAGCGAGGCACAG GTGGTGTGGACACCGCAGCTGTTGGTGGAGTTTTCGACGTCTCCAACGCAGACCGCCTGGGCTTCTCGGAGGTGGAGCTGGTGCAAATGGTGGTGGATGGCGTGAAGTTACTCATTGAGATGGAACAGCGGCTTGAGCAGGGTCAGGCTATTGATGACCTCATGCCTGCCCAGAAGTGA
- the Trmt61a gene encoding tRNA (adenine(58)-N(1))-methyltransferase catalytic subunit TRMT61A — protein MSFVAYEELIKEGDTAILSLGHGSMVAVRVQRGAQTQTRHGVLRHSVDLIGRPFGSKVVCSRGGWVYVLHPTPELWTVNLPHRTQILYSTDIALLTMMLELRPGSVVCESGTGSGSVSHAIIRSIAPTGHLHTVEFHQQRADKAREEFQEHRVSQWVTVHTQDVCRSGFGVIHVADAVFLDIPSPWEAVGHAWDALKVEGGRLCSFSPCIEQVQRTCQALAARGFTELSTVEVLPQVYNVRTVSLPLPDLGANDLEVSVGSDASPFRSGTPMKETVGHTGYLTFATKTPG, from the exons ATGAGTTTCGTGGCATACGAGGAGCTGATCAAGGAAGGTGACACAGCCATCCTGTCACTGGGCCATGGCTCAATGGTAGCAGTGCGCGTGCAGCGTGGGGCACAGACCCAGACCCGGCATGGCGTCCTGCGGCACTCGGTGGACCTCATTGGCCGCCCATTTGGCTCCAAGGTGGTCTGCAGCAGAGGTGGCTGGGTGTACGTCCTGCACCCCACCCCTGAGCTCTGGACAGTGAACCTGCCCCACCGCACACAGATCCTTTACTCCACCGACATCGCCTTACTCACCATGATGCTGGAGCTGCGGCCTGGTTCTGTGGTCTGTGAGTCAG GCACAGGCAGTGGCTCCGTCTCCCATGCTATCATCCGCAGCATCGCCCCCACTGGCCACCTACACACAGTAGAGTTCCACCAGCAGCGGGCAGACAAGGCGCGGGAGGAGTTCCAGGAGCATCGGGTGAGCCAGTGGGTGACAGTGCACACCCAGGATGTATGCCGCAGTGGCTTTGGTGTGATCCATGTGGCTGATGCGGTCTTCTTGGATATCCCATCACCCTGGGAAGCTGTGGGCCACGCCTGGGATGCCCTCAAGGTTGAAG GTGGGCGCCTCTGCTCCTTCTCTCCCTGCATCGAGCAGGTGCAGCGCACATGCCAGGCACTGGCAGCCCGAGGCTTCACAGAGCTCAGCACAGTGGAGGTGCTGCCACAGGTCTACAATGTGCGCACCGTCAGTTTGCCCTTGCCTGACCTAGGGGCCAACGACTTAGAGGTCAGCGTGGGCTCCGATGCCAGCCCCTTCCGTAGTGGCACGCCCATGAAGGAGACTGTGGGCCACACTGGGTACCTGACTTTTGCCACCAAGACCCCAGGCTAA